One segment of Passer domesticus isolate bPasDom1 chromosome 28, bPasDom1.hap1, whole genome shotgun sequence DNA contains the following:
- the LOC135287075 gene encoding D(1) dopamine receptor-like, with amino-acid sequence MDGSHPSAGGAGQDVLSATSWAGQSLSQLSLRVVTAACLSLLILFTLLGNALVCLAVLRFPHLRSKVTNLFVLSLAVSDLLVAVLVMPWRAASDVLGFWPFGAFCDLWVAFDIMCCTASILHLCLISLERYWAIADPFCYQRRVTQRLAFVTIAVAWLLSLLISFIPVQLQWHKEPELPGRERLGFNGSAQEGSCDSSLSRTYAISSSLISFYIPVAVMLGTYGRLFRVARRQLRRISSLERPAGHARSCPGSPDRPRETSLKNSLKKETKVLQTLSIIVGVFVCCWLPFFVLNCLEPFCHPEPCVSRAVLSTFTWLGWANSALNPIIYALNAEFRGAFASLLGWGCPCRGSAVQTVTFSKELASFHPDSSEHGALQSLSPPQLLPHAVLQVENPEVALERVSLGSCPPQHTLPECGSPIYLGRIPLLASSAFH; translated from the exons ATGGATGGGTCTCACCCCtcggcaggaggagctgggcaggacgTGCTCAGTGCCACCAGCTGGGCAGGACAAAGCCtctcccagctgtccctgcgGGTGGTGACAGCCGCCTGCCTgtccctcctcatcctcttcaCACTGCTGGGGAATGCCCTGGTGTGCCTGGCCGTGCTCAGGTTCCCACACCTGCGCTCCAAGGTCACCAACCTCTTcgtgctgtccctggctgtgtccgACCTGCTGGTGGCCGTGCTGGTGATGccctggagagctgccagcGACGTGCTGGGCTTCTGGCCCTTCGGGGCTTTCTGTGACCTCTGGGTGGCTTTTGACATCATGTGCTGCACGGCCTCCATCCTCCACCTGTGCCTCATCAGCCTCGAGCGCTACTGGGCCATCGCCGACCCCTTCTGCTACCAGAGGAGGGTGACACAGCGCCTGGCCTTCGTCACCATCGCGGTGGCTTGGCTGCTGTCCCTCCTCATCTCCTTCATCCCCGTGCAgctgcagtggcacaaggagccggAGCTGCCTGGCCGAGAGCGGCTGGGCTTTAACGGCTCTGCGCAGGAGGGGAGCTGTGATTCCAGCCTCAGCAGGACCTACGCCATCTCCTCGTCCCTCATCAGCTTCTACATCCCTGTTGCCGTCATGCTGGGCACCTACGGGCGCCTCTTCCGCGTGGCCCGGCGCCAGCTCCGCAGGATCTCCTCCCTGGAGAGGCCGGCGGGGCACGCCCGGAGCTGCCCGGGCAGCCCCGACCGCCCTCGGGAAACCTCCCTGAAAAACTCCCTCAAGAAGGAGACCAAGGTGCTGCAGACCCTCTCCATCATCGTGGGCGTCTtcgtgtgctgctggctgcccttCTTCGTGCTCAACTGCCTGGAGCCCTTCTGCCACCCCGAGCCGTGCGTCAGCCGGGCCGTGCTCAGCACCTTcacctggctgggctgggccaacTCTGCCCTCAACCCCATCATCTACGCCCTCAACGCCGAATTCCGCGGGGCGTTcgcctccctgctgggctggggctgcccgtGCCGCGGCAGCGCCGTGCAGACCGTGACCTTCAGCAAGGAGCTGGCGTCCTTCCACCCCGACAGCTCCGAGCACGGCgctctgcagagcctcagcccgccccagctgctgccccacgCCGTGCTGCAG GTGGAGAACCCTGAGGTGGCCTTGGAGAGGGTTTCTCTGGGCTCCTGCCCACCTCAGCACACCCTTCCTGAGTGTGGAAGCCCCATCTATCTGGGGAGGATTCCCCTGCTCGCCAGCAGCGCCTTCCAttga
- the R3HCC1 gene encoding R3H and coiled-coil domain-containing protein 1 isoform X1, protein MDGVFLSPSEDEFVGRIAEELEHFMVQGQHHRVLLFPPLSSRLRYLIHRTVENMELLSSFSVGEGWRRRTVICHSAVRLPSETSSDQKPGANPARPPRPAQPWGRGGRGARPRHAGDPHGDSSRASVGSGRITRPPRRKPEKALYVPKGIRRKANWRERDSPEAEPDGDAAPGGESCPRNSIGDTQRELGKGGGSPGKEEHVPGKGSAEHPLCEEQVPSLGNGGDSCEQGSRDKDCSHSTSSALNKHPPEAGEEESSHAGSTIPEGSEFQGQLQEENQSGRDCGGSECGRSSVPLENHGGSRTDPPVTVTDTPETDPAVTDPAVTDPAVTDPPALEAQALEGSRSQSPPGEQDPRNSEAGWGVPPQQSPSAGQVEQEPPQKVLEGPGEALAAPEPLRGGKEEEEDKEGSDVAEALGRGLDLAAGDREGTRQSGLEDDCTAELLAEIVGNLTVKDISIERISVDCAGHGEAQLSEGDLGHVTEIYDFPSSLKTEDLMEMFSDFHESGFKIQWVDDTHALGIFSSLSTASQALGSRCHDVNFGVNSLFSCSLPGPGCPDVNFGVNSLFSCSLPGPGCPDVNFGVNSLFSCSLPGPGCPDVNFGVNSLFSCSLPGPGCPDVNFGVNSLFSCSLPGPGCHDVNFGVNSLFSCSLPGPGCPDVNFGVNSLFSCSLPGPGCHDVNFGVNSLFSCSLPGPGCPDVNFGVNSLFSCSLPGPGCPDVNFGVNSLFPCSLPGPGFQDIIM, encoded by the exons ATGGATGGCGTTTTCCTGTCGCCCAGCGAGGATGAGTTCGTGGGCAGGATCGCggaggagctggagcacttcatggtgcagggccagcaccaccg AGTGCTCCTGTTCCCACCCCTGTCCAGCCGCCTCAGGTACCTGATCCACCGGACTGTGGAAAACATGGAATTGCTGAGCAGCTTCTCGGTGGGAgagggctggaggaggaggacagtCATTTGTCACTCTGCTGTCAG GCTTCCCAGCGAGACCTCGAGCGACCAAAAACCCGGGGCCAACCCCGCCCGGCCGCCGCGCCCGGCGCAGCCCTGGGGCCGGGGGGGCCGGGGCGCCCGGCCGCGCCACGCCGGGGACCCCCACGGGGACAGCTCCCGCGCCTCCGTGGGCTCGGGCAGGATCACCAGGCCGCCCAGGAGGAAGCCAGAGAAAGCCCTGTACGTGCCCAAAGGGATCCGGAGAAAGGCGAATTGGAGGGAGCGGGACAGCCCCGAGGCGGAGCCCGACGGGGACGCGGCTCCAGGAGGTGAAAGCTGCCCCAGGAATTCCATCGGGGACACCCAgcgggagctgggcaagggaggaggCAGCCCTGGCAAGGAAGAGCACGTCCCGGGAAAAGGCAGCGCTGAGCATCCTCTGTGTGAGGAGCAGGTGCCATCCTTAGGGAATGGCGGCGATTCCTGTGAGCAGGGAAGTCGGGATAAAGACTGTTCCCATTCCACATCTTCTGCACTCAACAAACACCCACCCGAGGCAGGAGAGGAAGAGTCGAGCCACGCCGGCAGCACCATTCCAGAAGGCAGCGAATTCCAGGGCCAGCTGCAAGAGGAGAACCAATCCGGCCGGGATTGCGGAGGGTCGGAGTGTGGGAGAAGCTCCGTGCCTTTGGAAAACCAtggtggcagcaggacagacccgcctgtgacagtgacagacacac CTGAGACAGACCCGGCAGTGACAGACCCGGCAGTGACAGACCCGGCAGTGACAGaccccccagccctggaagcGCAGGCcctggagggcagcaggagccagtCCCCCCCTGGAGAGCAGGATCCCCGGAATTCCGAGGCAGGCTGGGGTGTTCCCCCGCAGCAGAGCCCCAGCGCTGGGCAGGTGGAGCAGGAACCCCCGCAGAAGGTTCTGGAAGGCCCAGGTGAGGCTCTGGCTGCTCCGGAGCCGCTCCGTGGcgggaaggaggaagaggaggacaaggagggcTCGGATGTGGCCGAGGCGCTGGGCAGGGGCCTGGATTtggctgcaggggacagagaggggacacgGCAGAGCGGCCTCGAGGACGACTGCACGGCAGAGCTCCTGGCAGAG ATCGTGGGGAATTTGACGGTGAAGGACATCAGCATCGAGAGGATCAGCGTGGATTGTGCCGGCCACGGAGAGGCCCAGCTCAGCGAGGGCGACTTGGGCCACGTCACCGAGATCTACGACTTCCCCTCGTCGCTGAAAACCGAGGATCTGATGGAAATGTTCTCGGATTTCCA CGAGAGCGGCTTCAAAATCCAGTGGGTGGATGATACCCACGCCCTGGGAATCTTCTCCAGCCTCTCCACAG CCTCCCAGGCCCTGGGTTCCAGGTGCCATGatgtgaattttggggttaattcccttttttcctgcagcctcccaggCCCTGGGTGCCCTGatgtgaattttggggtaaattcccttttttcctgcagcctcccaggCCCTGGGTGCCCTGatgtgaattttggggtaaattcccttttttcctgcagcctcccaggCCCTGGGTGCCCTGatgtgaattttggggtaaattcccttttttcctgcagcctcccaggCCCTGGGTGCCCTGatgtgaattttggggtaaattcccttttttcctgcagcctcccaggCCCTGGGTGCCATgatgtgaattttggggtgaattcccttttttcctgcagcctcccaggCCCTGGGTGCCCTGatgtgaattttggggtaaattcccttttttcctgcagcctcccaggCCCTGGGTGCCATgatgtgaattttggggtgaattcccttttttcctgcagcctcccaggCCCTGGGTGCCCTgatgtgaattttggggtgaattcccttttttcctgcagcctcccaggCCCTGGGTGCCCTGatgtgaattttggggtaaattccctttttccctgcagcctcccaggcCCTGGGTTCCAGGATATCATAatgtga
- the R3HCC1 gene encoding R3H and coiled-coil domain-containing protein 1 isoform X4 produces the protein MDGVFLSPSEDEFVGRIAEELEHFMVQGQHHRVLLFPPLSSRLRYLIHRTVENMELLSSFSVGEGWRRRTVICHSAVRLPSETSSDQKPGANPARPPRPAQPWGRGGRGARPRHAGDPHGDSSRASVGSGRITRPPRRKPEKALYVPKGIRRKANWRERDSPEAEPDGDAAPGGESCPRNSIGDTQRELGKGGGSPGKEEHVPGKGSAEHPLCEEQVPSLGNGGDSCEQGSRDKDCSHSTSSALNKHPPEAGEEESSHAGSTIPEGSEFQGQLQEENQSGRDCGGSECGRSSVPLENHGGSRTDPPVTVTDTPVTVTDPPETDLAVTDPAVTDPPETDPAVTDPAVTDPAVTDPPALEAQALEGSRSQSPPGEQDPRNSEAGWGVPPQQSPSAGQVEQEPPQKVLEGPGEALAAPEPLRGGKEEEEDKEGSDVAEALGRGLDLAAGDREGTRQSGLEDDCTAELLAEIVGNLTVKDISIERISVDCAGHGEAQLSEGDLGHVTEIYDFPSSLKTEDLMEMFSDFHESGFKIQWVDDTHALGIFSSLSTASQALGSRCHDVNFGVNSLFSCSLPGPGCPDVNFGVNSLFSCSLPGPGCPDVNFGVNSLFSCSLPGPGCPDVNFGVNSLFSCSLPGPGCPDVNFGVNSLFSCSLPGPGCHDVNFGVNSLFSCSLPGPGCPDVNFGVNSLFSCSLPGPGCHDVNFGVNSLFSCSLPGPGCPDVNFGVNSLFSCSLPGPGCPDVNFGVNSLFPCSLPGPGFQDIIM, from the exons ATGGATGGCGTTTTCCTGTCGCCCAGCGAGGATGAGTTCGTGGGCAGGATCGCggaggagctggagcacttcatggtgcagggccagcaccaccg AGTGCTCCTGTTCCCACCCCTGTCCAGCCGCCTCAGGTACCTGATCCACCGGACTGTGGAAAACATGGAATTGCTGAGCAGCTTCTCGGTGGGAgagggctggaggaggaggacagtCATTTGTCACTCTGCTGTCAG GCTTCCCAGCGAGACCTCGAGCGACCAAAAACCCGGGGCCAACCCCGCCCGGCCGCCGCGCCCGGCGCAGCCCTGGGGCCGGGGGGGCCGGGGCGCCCGGCCGCGCCACGCCGGGGACCCCCACGGGGACAGCTCCCGCGCCTCCGTGGGCTCGGGCAGGATCACCAGGCCGCCCAGGAGGAAGCCAGAGAAAGCCCTGTACGTGCCCAAAGGGATCCGGAGAAAGGCGAATTGGAGGGAGCGGGACAGCCCCGAGGCGGAGCCCGACGGGGACGCGGCTCCAGGAGGTGAAAGCTGCCCCAGGAATTCCATCGGGGACACCCAgcgggagctgggcaagggaggaggCAGCCCTGGCAAGGAAGAGCACGTCCCGGGAAAAGGCAGCGCTGAGCATCCTCTGTGTGAGGAGCAGGTGCCATCCTTAGGGAATGGCGGCGATTCCTGTGAGCAGGGAAGTCGGGATAAAGACTGTTCCCATTCCACATCTTCTGCACTCAACAAACACCCACCCGAGGCAGGAGAGGAAGAGTCGAGCCACGCCGGCAGCACCATTCCAGAAGGCAGCGAATTCCAGGGCCAGCTGCAAGAGGAGAACCAATCCGGCCGGGATTGCGGAGGGTCGGAGTGTGGGAGAAGCTCCGTGCCTTTGGAAAACCAtggtggcagcaggacagacccgcctgtgacagtgacagacacacctgtgacagtgacagatcCACCTGAGACAGACCTGGCTGTGACAGACCCGGCTGTGACAGACCCACCTGAGACAGACCCGGCAGTGACAGACCCGGCAGTGACAGACCCGGCAGTGACAGaccccccagccctggaagcGCAGGCcctggagggcagcaggagccagtCCCCCCCTGGAGAGCAGGATCCCCGGAATTCCGAGGCAGGCTGGGGTGTTCCCCCGCAGCAGAGCCCCAGCGCTGGGCAGGTGGAGCAGGAACCCCCGCAGAAGGTTCTGGAAGGCCCAGGTGAGGCTCTGGCTGCTCCGGAGCCGCTCCGTGGcgggaaggaggaagaggaggacaaggagggcTCGGATGTGGCCGAGGCGCTGGGCAGGGGCCTGGATTtggctgcaggggacagagaggggacacgGCAGAGCGGCCTCGAGGACGACTGCACGGCAGAGCTCCTGGCAGAG ATCGTGGGGAATTTGACGGTGAAGGACATCAGCATCGAGAGGATCAGCGTGGATTGTGCCGGCCACGGAGAGGCCCAGCTCAGCGAGGGCGACTTGGGCCACGTCACCGAGATCTACGACTTCCCCTCGTCGCTGAAAACCGAGGATCTGATGGAAATGTTCTCGGATTTCCA CGAGAGCGGCTTCAAAATCCAGTGGGTGGATGATACCCACGCCCTGGGAATCTTCTCCAGCCTCTCCACAG CCTCCCAGGCCCTGGGTTCCAGGTGCCATGatgtgaattttggggttaattcccttttttcctgcagcctcccaggCCCTGGGTGCCCTGatgtgaattttggggtaaattcccttttttcctgcagcctcccaggCCCTGGGTGCCCTGatgtgaattttggggtaaattcccttttttcctgcagcctcccaggCCCTGGGTGCCCTGatgtgaattttggggtaaattcccttttttcctgcagcctcccaggCCCTGGGTGCCCTGatgtgaattttggggtaaattcccttttttcctgcagcctcccaggCCCTGGGTGCCATgatgtgaattttggggtgaattcccttttttcctgcagcctcccaggCCCTGGGTGCCCTGatgtgaattttggggtaaattcccttttttcctgcagcctcccaggCCCTGGGTGCCATgatgtgaattttggggtgaattcccttttttcctgcagcctcccaggCCCTGGGTGCCCTgatgtgaattttggggtgaattcccttttttcctgcagcctcccaggCCCTGGGTGCCCTGatgtgaattttggggtaaattccctttttccctgcagcctcccaggcCCTGGGTTCCAGGATATCATAatgtga
- the R3HCC1 gene encoding R3H and coiled-coil domain-containing protein 1 isoform X3 codes for MDGVFLSPSEDEFVGRIAEELEHFMVQGQHHRVLLFPPLSSRLRYLIHRTVENMELLSSFSVGEGWRRRTVICHSAVRLPSETSSDQKPGANPARPPRPAQPWGRGGRGARPRHAGDPHGDSSRASVGSGRITRPPRRKPEKALYVPKGIRRKANWRERDSPEAEPDGDAAPGGESCPRNSIGDTQRELGKGGGSPGKEEHVPGKGSAEHPLCEEQVPSLGNGGDSCEQGSRDKDCSHSTSSALNKHPPEAGEEESSHAGSTIPEGSEFQGQLQEENQSGRDCGGSECGRSSVPLENHGGSRTDPPVTVTDTPVTVTDPPETDLAVTDPAVTDPPETDPAVTDPAVTDPAVTDPPALEAQALEGSRSQSPPGEQDPRNSEAGWGVPPQQSPSAGQVEQEPPQKVLEGPGEALAAPEPLRGGKEEEEDKEGSDVAEALGRGLDLAAGDREGTRQSGLEDDCTAELLAEIVGNLTVKDISIERISVDCAGHGEAQLSEGDLGHVTEIYDFPSSLKTEDLMEMFSDFHESGFKIQWVDDTHALGIFSSLSTVNIQSPPRDIGSGDGTTNPDKLIFLGGQTPGELRASPGRFLSHPSRFCSLRWDFLSKCQNSFKNLFFPGFWDCC; via the exons ATGGATGGCGTTTTCCTGTCGCCCAGCGAGGATGAGTTCGTGGGCAGGATCGCggaggagctggagcacttcatggtgcagggccagcaccaccg AGTGCTCCTGTTCCCACCCCTGTCCAGCCGCCTCAGGTACCTGATCCACCGGACTGTGGAAAACATGGAATTGCTGAGCAGCTTCTCGGTGGGAgagggctggaggaggaggacagtCATTTGTCACTCTGCTGTCAG GCTTCCCAGCGAGACCTCGAGCGACCAAAAACCCGGGGCCAACCCCGCCCGGCCGCCGCGCCCGGCGCAGCCCTGGGGCCGGGGGGGCCGGGGCGCCCGGCCGCGCCACGCCGGGGACCCCCACGGGGACAGCTCCCGCGCCTCCGTGGGCTCGGGCAGGATCACCAGGCCGCCCAGGAGGAAGCCAGAGAAAGCCCTGTACGTGCCCAAAGGGATCCGGAGAAAGGCGAATTGGAGGGAGCGGGACAGCCCCGAGGCGGAGCCCGACGGGGACGCGGCTCCAGGAGGTGAAAGCTGCCCCAGGAATTCCATCGGGGACACCCAgcgggagctgggcaagggaggaggCAGCCCTGGCAAGGAAGAGCACGTCCCGGGAAAAGGCAGCGCTGAGCATCCTCTGTGTGAGGAGCAGGTGCCATCCTTAGGGAATGGCGGCGATTCCTGTGAGCAGGGAAGTCGGGATAAAGACTGTTCCCATTCCACATCTTCTGCACTCAACAAACACCCACCCGAGGCAGGAGAGGAAGAGTCGAGCCACGCCGGCAGCACCATTCCAGAAGGCAGCGAATTCCAGGGCCAGCTGCAAGAGGAGAACCAATCCGGCCGGGATTGCGGAGGGTCGGAGTGTGGGAGAAGCTCCGTGCCTTTGGAAAACCAtggtggcagcaggacagacccgcctgtgacagtgacagacacacctgtgacagtgacagatcCACCTGAGACAGACCTGGCTGTGACAGACCCGGCTGTGACAGACCCACCTGAGACAGACCCGGCAGTGACAGACCCGGCAGTGACAGACCCGGCAGTGACAGaccccccagccctggaagcGCAGGCcctggagggcagcaggagccagtCCCCCCCTGGAGAGCAGGATCCCCGGAATTCCGAGGCAGGCTGGGGTGTTCCCCCGCAGCAGAGCCCCAGCGCTGGGCAGGTGGAGCAGGAACCCCCGCAGAAGGTTCTGGAAGGCCCAGGTGAGGCTCTGGCTGCTCCGGAGCCGCTCCGTGGcgggaaggaggaagaggaggacaaggagggcTCGGATGTGGCCGAGGCGCTGGGCAGGGGCCTGGATTtggctgcaggggacagagaggggacacgGCAGAGCGGCCTCGAGGACGACTGCACGGCAGAGCTCCTGGCAGAG ATCGTGGGGAATTTGACGGTGAAGGACATCAGCATCGAGAGGATCAGCGTGGATTGTGCCGGCCACGGAGAGGCCCAGCTCAGCGAGGGCGACTTGGGCCACGTCACCGAGATCTACGACTTCCCCTCGTCGCTGAAAACCGAGGATCTGATGGAAATGTTCTCGGATTTCCA CGAGAGCGGCTTCAAAATCCAGTGGGTGGATGATACCCACGCCCTGGGAATCTTCTCCAGCCTCTCCACAG TGAACATCCAGTCACCTCCCAGGGATATTGGGAGTGGGGATGGCACCACAAATCCAGATAAACTCATTTTTTTGGGAGGACAAACCCCAGGTGagctcagagccagccctgggcgGTTCCTCTCACATCCCAGCAGGTTCTGCTCTTTGAGGTGGGATTTCCTCTCAAAGTGccaaaattcttttaaaaacctgttttttcctggtttttgggATTGCTGCTGA
- the R3HCC1 gene encoding R3H and coiled-coil domain-containing protein 1 isoform X2, protein MDGVFLSPSEDEFVGRIAEELEHFMVQGQHHRVLLFPPLSSRLRYLIHRTVENMELLSSFSVGEGWRRRTVICHSAVRLPSETSSDQKPGANPARPPRPAQPWGRGGRGARPRHAGDPHGDSSRASVGSGRITRPPRRKPEKALYVPKGIRRKANWRERDSPEAEPDGDAAPGGESCPRNSIGDTQRELGKGGGSPGKEEHVPGKGSAEHPLCEEQVPSLGNGGDSCEQGSRDKDCSHSTSSALNKHPPEAGEEESSHAGSTIPEGSEFQGQLQEENQSGRDCGGSECGRSSVPLENHGGSRTDPPVTVTDTPVTVTDPPETDLAVTDPAVTDPPETDPAVTDPAVTDPAVTDPPALEAQALEGSRSQSPPGEQDPRNSEAGWGVPPQQSPSAGQVEQEPPQKVLEGPGEALAAPEPLRGGKEEEEDKEGSDVAEALGRGLDLAAGDREGTRQSGLEDDCTAELLAEIVGNLTVKDISIERISVDCAGHGEAQLSEGDLGHVTEIYDFPSSLKTEDLMEMFSDFHESGFKIQWVDDTHALGIFSSLSTASQALGRRFPCLKIRPLIHASKQAKLKALQRPKLLQLGKERPQTDAAVARRLVSHALGWRHRQHEDFQPEPLEQEE, encoded by the exons ATGGATGGCGTTTTCCTGTCGCCCAGCGAGGATGAGTTCGTGGGCAGGATCGCggaggagctggagcacttcatggtgcagggccagcaccaccg AGTGCTCCTGTTCCCACCCCTGTCCAGCCGCCTCAGGTACCTGATCCACCGGACTGTGGAAAACATGGAATTGCTGAGCAGCTTCTCGGTGGGAgagggctggaggaggaggacagtCATTTGTCACTCTGCTGTCAG GCTTCCCAGCGAGACCTCGAGCGACCAAAAACCCGGGGCCAACCCCGCCCGGCCGCCGCGCCCGGCGCAGCCCTGGGGCCGGGGGGGCCGGGGCGCCCGGCCGCGCCACGCCGGGGACCCCCACGGGGACAGCTCCCGCGCCTCCGTGGGCTCGGGCAGGATCACCAGGCCGCCCAGGAGGAAGCCAGAGAAAGCCCTGTACGTGCCCAAAGGGATCCGGAGAAAGGCGAATTGGAGGGAGCGGGACAGCCCCGAGGCGGAGCCCGACGGGGACGCGGCTCCAGGAGGTGAAAGCTGCCCCAGGAATTCCATCGGGGACACCCAgcgggagctgggcaagggaggaggCAGCCCTGGCAAGGAAGAGCACGTCCCGGGAAAAGGCAGCGCTGAGCATCCTCTGTGTGAGGAGCAGGTGCCATCCTTAGGGAATGGCGGCGATTCCTGTGAGCAGGGAAGTCGGGATAAAGACTGTTCCCATTCCACATCTTCTGCACTCAACAAACACCCACCCGAGGCAGGAGAGGAAGAGTCGAGCCACGCCGGCAGCACCATTCCAGAAGGCAGCGAATTCCAGGGCCAGCTGCAAGAGGAGAACCAATCCGGCCGGGATTGCGGAGGGTCGGAGTGTGGGAGAAGCTCCGTGCCTTTGGAAAACCAtggtggcagcaggacagacccgcctgtgacagtgacagacacacctgtgacagtgacagatcCACCTGAGACAGACCTGGCTGTGACAGACCCGGCTGTGACAGACCCACCTGAGACAGACCCGGCAGTGACAGACCCGGCAGTGACAGACCCGGCAGTGACAGaccccccagccctggaagcGCAGGCcctggagggcagcaggagccagtCCCCCCCTGGAGAGCAGGATCCCCGGAATTCCGAGGCAGGCTGGGGTGTTCCCCCGCAGCAGAGCCCCAGCGCTGGGCAGGTGGAGCAGGAACCCCCGCAGAAGGTTCTGGAAGGCCCAGGTGAGGCTCTGGCTGCTCCGGAGCCGCTCCGTGGcgggaaggaggaagaggaggacaaggagggcTCGGATGTGGCCGAGGCGCTGGGCAGGGGCCTGGATTtggctgcaggggacagagaggggacacgGCAGAGCGGCCTCGAGGACGACTGCACGGCAGAGCTCCTGGCAGAG ATCGTGGGGAATTTGACGGTGAAGGACATCAGCATCGAGAGGATCAGCGTGGATTGTGCCGGCCACGGAGAGGCCCAGCTCAGCGAGGGCGACTTGGGCCACGTCACCGAGATCTACGACTTCCCCTCGTCGCTGAAAACCGAGGATCTGATGGAAATGTTCTCGGATTTCCA CGAGAGCGGCTTCAAAATCCAGTGGGTGGATGATACCCACGCCCTGGGAATCTTCTCCAGCCTCTCCACAG cctcccaggCCCTGGGCCGCCGTTTCCCCTGCCTGAAGATCCGGCCCCTGATCCACGCCAGCAAACAGGCCAAGCTCAAGGCCCTGCAGAGACCAA agctgctgcagctgggcaagGAGAGGCCGCAGACGGACGCGGCGGTGGCCCGGAGGCTCGTGTCCCACGccctgggctggaggcaccGGCAGCACGAGGATTTCCAGCCAGAACCCTTGGAGCAGGAGGAataa